The nucleotide window AGTGAGATCACGGGCCTCCACTTGGGGCGCACTGGTTTGCAGATGAGCCGCATGTTCGCTTGGTGCGGCAGGCGATTGGCTTTTCTGGAATTACATTTGATGCAGGAGCACACGATGTTTTCCCAGGTGGTCTTGCCGCCCTTATCGCGCGGGATGACGTGGTCGAGGTTGAGTTCTTCGCGCTTAAAAATGCGGCCGCAGTATTGGCAGGTTTCCTTGTCCCGCTCAAAGACGTTGGTGCGCGTGAGCTTGAGTTCTTTACTCGGCAAGCGGTCAAAGTGCGCCAGAAGGATCACCCGCGGCAGGCGAATGAGGGAGCGCGGCGTGTGCACCTGATCCATGAATTCAAGCGGAGGGTTGCTCAGCGAAAAATCCACCCAATCCAACAGGTTAAAGACGCGGAAGTCGTCTTCCTGGTGGTGAATGACACTGGCGTGGCCACTCGACAGCAGGGCAAAGGCGCGTCGGGCGCCGATGACATTCACCGCCTGCCACAGGCGATTGAGGACCAACACCGGTTGATCAAGCACAGCCTCCATATGGGGTGTAGTGAGGCGGTAGCCGACCCCATCTGTCAACGGTCCCGCTGTGACCTTTGGGTGACACCGAGCTATCATTAGTCGCGGCATTCCTTAACTTTACCCTGTTTAGCTGCCCTAATGCGCCGAAACGGGGCATAAAAAGGCCCCCGTGTTACCGGAGGCCTTTTGGTCCTTATGCGCTTTTCGCGCAGGTTCGCTTATTCAGCGGCACGATCGGCATCGGTCGCAATCGCCGGTTCTAGCGCGATGTTTTTAACGCGGATGCCTTTAAGCTTCTGCAGGATCAGCGCGACATGCTCGTTACTCACATCGACCAGCGTATGGCGCTGGTGGATATCCATCGAACCGACGACGTTGGCGGGCAGACGGGTGACACCGGCGATTTTACCGACGATGTCGGCCGGGGTGATCAGTTGCTTGCGACCGACGTTGAAGAACAGCGTGGTCATGTTGGGCTCGCGGCCGGTGCGGGCGGGGCGCTGGAACTTCTGTTTGCTGGGGCGTGGCTCGGCGGGCTCGCCCTCGTTTTCGAACAACGCCCGCTCCTCAGCTGTGGGTTCGGTGGGGGCGGTAGCCTCGGCACGAGCCGAGGCAGGGGCTGCGGGTTTTGGTTTGTTGGCCACCTTGGCGAAGGCGGGAGGCACTGGGCGGGCCGGTTCCGGCACGTAGGCGGGGGCCGCAACGTGGGCGGCCGGCTTGGTGGCGGGCGCGGCGATGGGGCGGGCGCTGCTGCGCTCAGCACCGGGTTTGGCAGGGGCGGCGGCCTTGGGGGCCGCTTCGGGCTTGTCGCCACCGTGCATCATGTGGAGGAGGGCTGAGATCACATCGGTGCTCGGGTAACCTTGCTCCATCAGGCGGTCGATGAAGCGGTCCTGCTTGATGTATTTGGCGGCATCAAGGACACCGCGTACTTTTTCAAAAAACACGTTTTCGCGCGCCTCTTCGACTTGGTCGATCGAGGGGACGTTTTCACGGCGGATCTTCAGCTTTCCGTAGTGAATCATGTTTTGCAGACCGTAGAGCTCGCGGCCGGCGACGAAGGTGAACGCCTTGCCCTCGCGACCGGCGCGGCCGGTGCGGCCCACGCGATGGGTGTAATCCTCGGCGTCGTTGGGCAGGTCGAAGTTGAACACCACCTCGAGGTCGTCCACGTCGAGGCCGCGTGCGGCTACGTCGGTCGCCACGAGGAATTCGAAGCCACGGCGTTTGAACTTGTCCATCACGCGGGTGCGCTGGGCCTGGGTGATGTCGCCGTGCAGGCGGTCGGTCGCGTAGCCGCGGGCGTGGAGGTGCTCGTCGAGCTCGTCCACCATGATTTTGGTGGAGCAGAAAATGATGCCGTAGCGGAAATCGTGGAGGTCGATCAGGCGGGTGAGCACGTCGATTTTATAGCGACGGTCCATCTCGATATAAACCTGGTCCACCTTGGGAGCGTTTTGCGCTTGGGCGGCGATCTTGACCCACTCGGGGTTGGGCAGGAATCGCTTGATCATCGCCTGGATGGCCGGCGGCATGGTGGCCGAGAAAAACAGCGATTGGCGCGTGGCCGGAGTCTCGGAAAGGATCTTCTCGATGTCGTCGCGGAAGCCCATGTCGAGCATGCGGTCGCACTCGTCGAGAATCACCATTTTGAGGTTATCCAGGCGGAGGGTGCCGCGCTCCATGTGGTCCATGACGCGACCCGGGGTGCCGATGACGATCTGGGCGCCGGCCTCAAGGGCGCGGATCTGGCGTTCGTAGGGCTGGCCACCGAAAATGGGCACTTCGCGCACGCCTGATTTGTAGAAGGCGAGTTTGGCGATCTCCTCGGCCACCTGCACGGCAAGTTCGCGGGTGGGGCAAAGGATGAGGACCTGCACGACCTTCTTTTTGGCGTCGACCTTTTCGACAGCGGGAATGCCGAACGCGGCAGTTTTACCGGAGCCGGTGGCGGATTGGCCGACGACGTCGCGGCCGGAGAGGAGCAGGGGGATGACTGCGGTTTGAATCGGCGAAGCCTCTTCAAAACCCATCTTATCCACAGCCTTCAATACCTCGGCGGACAGACCAAGGTCGGTAAATTTCAGTTTTTCCATGCGGGAAGGTATGCGCGGATTTTGGCAAAGGATAGACAAAAGATTTTTCAATCCAAAAGCCGGTCGCGTTCGGTCACCCCAAGTCCCGTTGTTAACGGTTCAGGTCGATGGGCGTGTTCCAGTTCGTAAACAGTAGACGTTCGCGCTCGGCGATGGGGAGCGGGAGCAGAATAGAGTCCGTTACCGCGGCCTGAATTAGGGGCTGCAGGCTGAGGCGGGCGGCAGCCAAGGCGGCCTCGATCAGGGGGTGAAAACCTTTGGGGTAAACGGCGACCAGGGGCTCGAAGCCGTCGGGGCCTTGGGGCACGACCCCGATGCTACCATGAGCAGCGGCGATAATTTTTTTAAGGTAGGCGTCCGTCAGGTGGGGTAAATCCACCGCGATTACTAAAACCTGGGTGTGTCGCGCAGCGGCAATGACGGCAGCCAACCCGCCCAACGGACCTCGGTCCGCAACCGCGTCGGTCACCACCCGGGCGCCCGGTATGCCATAATCGACACCGGCTTTGCCTGAGATGAGCAGGTCATCGGTGCCTAGACTGCGCAGCAAGGCGGCCTGGTGCGCGATGAGGGGGATGCCGGTGTTTGGGGCTGGCAGAAACGCCTTGTCGCGGCCCATGCGCGTGGAGCGCCCACCAGCGAGGATCGCGGCGCTGAAGGGGATTGCCGTGGGGGAGCGTGGCATCAC belongs to Opitutus sp. and includes:
- a CDS encoding molybdenum cofactor guanylyltransferase, whose product is MPRSPTAIPFSAAILAGGRSTRMGRDKAFLPAPNTGIPLIAHQAALLRSLGTDDLLISGKAGVDYGIPGARVVTDAVADRGPLGGLAAVIAAARHTQVLVIAVDLPHLTDAYLKKIIAAAHGSIGVVPQGPDGFEPLVAVYPKGFHPLIEAALAAARLSLQPLIQAAVTDSILLPLPIAERERLLFTNWNTPIDLNR
- a CDS encoding HNH endonuclease yields the protein MEAVLDQPVLVLNRLWQAVNVIGARRAFALLSSGHASVIHHQEDDFRVFNLLDWVDFSLSNPPLEFMDQVHTPRSLIRLPRVILLAHFDRLPSKELKLTRTNVFERDKETCQYCGRIFKREELNLDHVIPRDKGGKTTWENIVCSCIKCNSRKANRLPHQANMRLICKPVRPKWRPVISLVLGHKERERWKDFLDLAYWNVELEA
- a CDS encoding DEAD/DEAH box helicase; translated protein: MEKLKFTDLGLSAEVLKAVDKMGFEEASPIQTAVIPLLLSGRDVVGQSATGSGKTAAFGIPAVEKVDAKKKVVQVLILCPTRELAVQVAEEIAKLAFYKSGVREVPIFGGQPYERQIRALEAGAQIVIGTPGRVMDHMERGTLRLDNLKMVILDECDRMLDMGFRDDIEKILSETPATRQSLFFSATMPPAIQAMIKRFLPNPEWVKIAAQAQNAPKVDQVYIEMDRRYKIDVLTRLIDLHDFRYGIIFCSTKIMVDELDEHLHARGYATDRLHGDITQAQRTRVMDKFKRRGFEFLVATDVAARGLDVDDLEVVFNFDLPNDAEDYTHRVGRTGRAGREGKAFTFVAGRELYGLQNMIHYGKLKIRRENVPSIDQVEEARENVFFEKVRGVLDAAKYIKQDRFIDRLMEQGYPSTDVISALLHMMHGGDKPEAAPKAAAPAKPGAERSSARPIAAPATKPAAHVAAPAYVPEPARPVPPAFAKVANKPKPAAPASARAEATAPTEPTAEERALFENEGEPAEPRPSKQKFQRPARTGREPNMTTLFFNVGRKQLITPADIVGKIAGVTRLPANVVGSMDIHQRHTLVDVSNEHVALILQKLKGIRVKNIALEPAIATDADRAAE